From Aurantimicrobium sp. INA4, one genomic window encodes:
- a CDS encoding type II secretion protein F produces the protein MRLSSLEILGIFLGATAGIGIFLMISGLLWPRKERPTSGSHTSRLSISVNETALQLGMKPSVIVALAGVLAVIGGAISWAVTGVSALSVVIAFTAASLPWMFAASRRARAKRTLRNQWSDVVDALISAIRSGSNIPDAVISLAGFSSKAVSVPAALFAQDYKVSGNFELAALDLKARWANPNGDRIIETLRLGRELGGTEITIVFGSLGSHLRAESALRQEVEARQGWIRLAARIGVMAPWIVLLLLSTRPEAAQAYNSASGVVVILVGLAVSLLAYKIMTAVGYFPDEKRWLA, from the coding sequence ATGAGACTCTCTTCGCTAGAAATTCTGGGAATATTCTTAGGTGCCACAGCAGGCATCGGAATCTTTCTCATGATCTCAGGCCTGTTATGGCCCAGAAAAGAACGCCCCACATCGGGCTCGCACACATCGCGGTTGAGTATTTCTGTAAACGAAACTGCTCTGCAGTTGGGGATGAAACCCTCCGTCATCGTTGCGCTAGCTGGCGTTTTAGCCGTCATTGGAGGAGCAATCTCCTGGGCAGTAACCGGTGTTTCTGCCCTCAGTGTGGTGATTGCGTTCACTGCAGCTTCACTTCCGTGGATGTTTGCCGCCAGCAGGAGAGCACGTGCAAAAAGGACGTTGCGTAATCAGTGGTCTGACGTTGTGGATGCACTGATTTCTGCCATTCGATCCGGATCAAACATTCCGGATGCTGTTATCTCGTTGGCAGGGTTTTCTTCAAAGGCAGTGAGCGTTCCAGCAGCATTATTTGCCCAGGACTATAAGGTTTCTGGCAACTTCGAGCTCGCAGCCCTTGATCTGAAGGCACGGTGGGCCAATCCCAACGGTGATCGCATTATTGAAACGTTGAGGTTAGGTCGTGAACTCGGTGGCACCGAAATAACGATTGTCTTCGGCTCACTTGGATCGCACCTGCGAGCAGAATCTGCTCTGCGCCAGGAAGTAGAGGCACGACAAGGATGGATTAGGTTGGCTGCACGAATTGGCGTGATGGCGCCGTGGATTGTGTTGTTGCTCTTGTCCACCAGGCCCGAGGCAGCCCAAGCATATAACTCTGCTTCCGGGGTGGTTGTAATTCTTGTCGGCTTAGCCGTCAGTTTGTTGGCATACAAAATCATGACTGCTGTGGGGTATTTTCCGGACGAAAAGCGGTGGTTGGCATGA
- a CDS encoding ATPase, T2SS/T4P/T4SS family: protein MSDSISRIVGAVRAKAHDSVAAGATSTEDLEKLLRNEIVRNGVHNSGEPLTDTELHSLAMAELAGFGPLQAFLDDPSIEEIWINSPTQVFVARYGVAELTDLSMTNVQVRDLVERMLQTSGRRVDMSSPFVDASLPDGSRLHVTIPDITSQHWAVNIRKFSHSVRDLSDLVEGGSLTRQAGEFLRMSVLARQNILVCGATQAGKTTMLNALLRSSRENERIITVEETFELNFGARDCVAMQCRQASLEGTGEITLRRLIKEALRMRPDRLVVGEVREAESLDLLIALNSGLPGACSLHANSAHDALTKLCTLPLLAGRNIDASFVVPTVASCIDVVVHCELDRFGRRRVSEIISPTGRIIGGEIETTTIFEIREDVLVATGEAPARLDKFELTNLNPRIVLDAA, encoded by the coding sequence ATGTCAGATTCCATTTCCCGCATCGTTGGTGCAGTTCGTGCCAAAGCACATGACTCAGTTGCCGCCGGGGCGACCTCTACGGAGGATCTTGAAAAGCTGTTACGTAACGAGATTGTTCGCAACGGAGTTCACAATTCAGGAGAGCCGCTCACTGATACTGAGCTCCACAGCTTGGCCATGGCAGAACTGGCGGGATTTGGCCCCTTGCAAGCCTTCCTTGATGATCCCTCCATCGAAGAGATTTGGATCAACTCGCCTACACAGGTGTTCGTCGCTCGTTATGGAGTTGCTGAACTCACAGATTTGAGCATGACCAATGTCCAGGTTCGCGATCTCGTTGAGCGAATGCTGCAAACGTCAGGACGCCGCGTGGATATGTCGTCTCCATTCGTGGACGCATCACTTCCTGATGGTTCCCGTTTGCACGTGACCATCCCAGACATCACTTCCCAGCATTGGGCTGTGAACATTCGAAAGTTCTCGCATAGTGTCCGGGATCTGAGTGATCTTGTTGAGGGTGGTTCACTCACCCGTCAAGCTGGGGAATTCTTGCGAATGAGTGTTCTTGCGCGGCAAAACATTCTTGTGTGCGGAGCCACCCAAGCAGGCAAGACGACAATGCTCAATGCTCTTCTGCGCAGCTCGCGCGAAAACGAACGCATCATTACGGTCGAAGAAACCTTTGAACTCAACTTCGGCGCTCGTGACTGTGTTGCCATGCAGTGTCGTCAGGCCAGCTTGGAGGGAACCGGGGAGATTACTCTGCGCCGGTTAATCAAAGAAGCACTGCGTATGCGTCCTGATCGTCTTGTGGTGGGTGAGGTGCGCGAAGCAGAAAGTTTAGATCTGCTCATTGCTCTGAATAGTGGATTACCTGGTGCATGTTCTCTTCACGCCAACAGTGCACACGATGCACTGACAAAGCTCTGCACGCTTCCGTTGCTTGCTGGTCGCAATATTGATGCCAGTTTCGTCGTTCCCACTGTTGCCAGCTGCATTGATGTTGTTGTGCACTGTGAGCTCGACAGATTCGGCCGTCGCCGCGTGAGCGAAATCATCTCTCCAACGGGGCGCATTATTGGCGGGGAGATTGAAACGACAACAATCTTTGAAATCCGTGAAGATGTCCTAGTTGCAACCGGAGAAGCTCCCGCTCGTCTCGACAAGTTCGAATTGACGAATCTCAACCCTCGAATTGTGTTGGATGCCGCATGA
- a CDS encoding peroxide stress protein YaaA, with protein MLILLPPSETKRDGGEGAPLEQLLVESALAFPELNAIRKRVVAATVSLARKPKVCAEVLKLSPKQMGEVDRNKAVKTSPTMPAIDRYTGVLYDGLGAINLPAEARTFLGEHVLIQSALLGPVRAVDLIPAYRLSFDSKLPSLAAGTLKKAWAEASSKALAKRLKEKHQLVLDLRSEGYSALTPLAPAENTVYLRVVTKGENGQLRALNHFNKKGKGEFLRALAKDAAVTSSLENVEQLISWAATKNFILEPGEPATQDWPAELNLVVSGVVKKLC; from the coding sequence ATGTTGATTCTGTTGCCACCTTCGGAAACGAAGCGTGATGGGGGAGAAGGCGCTCCCTTGGAGCAGCTGCTTGTCGAATCTGCCCTGGCTTTCCCCGAACTCAATGCCATTCGTAAGCGTGTGGTAGCGGCTACAGTGTCTCTGGCTCGTAAACCTAAGGTGTGTGCCGAGGTTCTCAAGCTCAGCCCCAAGCAAATGGGCGAGGTTGACCGCAATAAGGCGGTCAAGACCTCACCAACCATGCCCGCCATTGATCGTTATACCGGCGTGCTTTATGACGGCCTGGGAGCAATCAATCTTCCTGCCGAGGCTCGTACTTTCCTCGGGGAACATGTTCTTATCCAGTCTGCTCTCCTGGGGCCCGTGAGAGCAGTTGATCTCATTCCTGCATATCGGCTCTCTTTCGACTCCAAACTGCCTTCATTGGCCGCTGGAACTCTTAAAAAAGCTTGGGCAGAGGCAAGTAGCAAAGCGCTAGCAAAGAGGCTGAAGGAAAAGCATCAACTAGTGCTTGATTTGCGCTCTGAAGGCTATTCAGCTCTCACACCACTTGCTCCTGCTGAGAACACGGTTTATCTGCGCGTGGTGACAAAGGGGGAAAACGGTCAGTTGCGTGCGCTGAACCACTTCAACAAGAAAGGCAAGGGCGAGTTCCTTCGCGCCCTTGCGAAGGATGCCGCGGTCACCTCTTCACTCGAGAACGTTGAGCAACTCATTTCTTGGGCAGCCACAAAGAATTTCATTCTGGAACCGGGAGAACCTGCCACTCAAGATTGGCCTGCAGAGCTCAACCTGGTGGTTTCTGGGGTTGTTAAGAAGCTCTGTTGA
- a CDS encoding F0F1 ATP synthase subunit epsilon: MATTSLLQVSVVAADQEVWSGAASMVVAKTSEGEIGILPGHEPMLAILAGGEVRVTTEDGSKITANAEGGFLSVENNNVSVVASAAELVG, from the coding sequence ATGGCTACTACTTCTCTCCTCCAGGTCAGCGTTGTAGCTGCCGACCAGGAAGTCTGGTCTGGCGCAGCCTCTATGGTTGTTGCCAAGACCAGCGAAGGCGAGATCGGTATTCTCCCCGGTCACGAACCCATGTTGGCAATCCTTGCCGGCGGTGAAGTTCGTGTCACCACGGAAGATGGCTCGAAGATCACCGCTAACGCTGAGGGTGGTTTCCTTTCGGTTGAAAACAACAACGTTTCTGTTGTTGCCTCTGCCGCAGAATTGGTTGGCTAA
- the atpD gene encoding F0F1 ATP synthase subunit beta has product MAAAPATKAKTTAKAAPAKKAAAPKATKAKTAVGRIARVTGPVVDIEFPHDSIPGIYNALETTVTIGSESTKLVLEVAQHLGDDLVRAIALKPTDGLVRGQEVTDTGAPISVPVGDVTKGKVFNVTGDILNAAPGEKIEIKERWPIHRTPPAFDQLESKTQLFETGIKVIDLLTPYVQGGKIGLFGGAGVGKTVLIQEMIQRVAQDHGGVSVFAGVGERTREGNDLIHEMEEAGVFDKTALVFGQMDEPPGTRLRVALSALTMAEYFRDVQKQDVLLFIDNIFRFTQAGSEVSTLLGRMPSAVGYQPNLADEMGILQERITSTRGHSITSLQAIYVPADDYTDPAPATTFAHLDATTELSREIASKGLYPAVDPLTSTSRIMDPRYLGEDHYRVATTVKAILQKNKELQEIIAILGVDELSEEDKITVARARRIQQFLSQNTYMAKKFTGVEGSTVPLKDTIESFDAIARGDFDHVAEQAFFNVGAISDVEEQWAKIQKENS; this is encoded by the coding sequence ATGGCAGCAGCACCAGCTACTAAGGCTAAGACCACCGCAAAGGCAGCACCTGCTAAAAAGGCAGCAGCTCCTAAGGCAACCAAGGCGAAGACCGCAGTCGGTCGCATCGCCCGCGTTACCGGTCCCGTTGTCGACATCGAGTTCCCACACGACTCGATCCCCGGCATCTACAACGCCCTTGAGACCACCGTCACCATCGGCTCCGAGTCGACCAAGCTTGTGCTTGAGGTTGCTCAGCACCTCGGTGACGACCTGGTTCGCGCTATTGCGCTCAAGCCAACTGACGGCCTCGTGCGCGGTCAGGAAGTCACCGACACCGGTGCTCCTATCTCCGTGCCTGTTGGTGACGTCACCAAGGGTAAGGTTTTCAACGTCACCGGTGACATCCTCAACGCTGCACCTGGCGAAAAGATTGAAATCAAGGAGCGCTGGCCCATCCACCGCACCCCACCTGCATTCGACCAGCTCGAGTCCAAGACTCAGCTGTTTGAAACCGGTATCAAGGTTATCGACCTCCTGACCCCCTACGTTCAGGGTGGAAAGATCGGTCTGTTCGGTGGTGCCGGTGTGGGTAAGACCGTTCTGATTCAGGAAATGATTCAGCGTGTAGCTCAAGACCACGGTGGTGTATCGGTTTTCGCCGGTGTTGGTGAGCGTACCCGTGAAGGTAACGACCTTATCCACGAAATGGAAGAAGCAGGCGTCTTCGACAAGACCGCCCTCGTCTTCGGCCAGATGGATGAGCCCCCAGGAACTCGTCTTCGTGTAGCACTGTCTGCGCTGACCATGGCGGAATACTTCCGTGACGTTCAGAAGCAGGACGTTCTGCTCTTCATTGACAACATCTTCCGTTTCACACAGGCAGGTTCTGAGGTGTCGACCCTTCTCGGTCGTATGCCTTCTGCTGTGGGTTACCAGCCCAACCTGGCTGACGAAATGGGTATCCTCCAGGAGCGCATTACCTCAACCCGTGGTCACTCGATTACCTCGCTGCAGGCTATCTACGTTCCTGCGGATGACTACACCGACCCCGCTCCAGCGACCACGTTCGCTCACCTCGATGCAACCACCGAGCTTTCTCGTGAAATCGCATCGAAGGGTCTTTACCCTGCTGTGGACCCACTAACCTCGACCAGTCGCATCATGGACCCTCGCTACTTAGGTGAAGACCACTACCGCGTTGCGACCACCGTCAAGGCGATTCTGCAGAAGAACAAGGAACTCCAGGAAATCATCGCGATTTTGGGTGTTGACGAGCTCTCTGAAGAAGACAAGATTACTGTTGCCCGCGCACGTCGCATCCAGCAGTTCCTGTCTCAGAACACCTACATGGCGAAGAAGTTCACCGGTGTTGAAGGTTCGACCGTTCCACTCAAGGACACCATTGAGTCCTTCGACGCTATTGCTCGTGGTGACTTTGACCACGTTGCAGAGCAGGCCTTCTTCAACGTGGGTGCAATCTCCGATGTTGAAGAGCAGTGGGCCAAGATCCAGAAGGAAAACAGCTAA
- a CDS encoding F0F1 ATP synthase subunit gamma, with protein sequence MGAQLRVYRQKIRSAQTTKKITRAMELISASRIQKAQARVMQSTPYSRAITRAVSAVATYSNVSHVLTTEPEQIRRAAIVILTSDRGLAGAFSSQVLRESEQLAELLREQGKEVVYFLVGRKANAYFSFRQRPAERVWTGGTDQPVFETAQEIANTVLESFLRDYTDGGVDEIHVVYNRFVSMVSQVPHVVRMLPLEVVEGVDEPGENEVLPLYEFEPEADKVLDALLPVYIESRIFNAMLQSAASEHASRQRAMKSASDNADKLIRDYTRLANNARQSEITQQISEIVGGADALSSAK encoded by the coding sequence ATGGGAGCGCAACTTCGGGTCTATAGGCAGAAAATTCGTTCTGCCCAGACGACCAAGAAGATCACGCGTGCAATGGAGCTGATCTCTGCCTCGCGTATTCAAAAAGCGCAGGCGCGAGTAATGCAATCCACGCCATACTCACGTGCGATTACTCGTGCGGTATCTGCTGTGGCCACGTACTCCAACGTGTCACACGTGCTCACCACTGAGCCTGAGCAGATTCGTCGCGCCGCGATTGTGATCCTCACCTCTGACCGTGGTCTTGCTGGCGCTTTCAGCTCTCAGGTTCTGCGTGAATCTGAGCAGTTGGCAGAACTGCTGCGTGAACAGGGCAAAGAGGTTGTCTACTTCCTTGTTGGTCGTAAAGCAAACGCCTACTTCTCCTTCCGCCAGCGTCCTGCTGAGCGCGTTTGGACCGGCGGCACTGACCAGCCTGTATTCGAAACCGCTCAGGAAATCGCGAACACTGTTCTCGAAAGCTTCTTGCGCGACTACACCGATGGTGGTGTGGACGAGATTCACGTTGTCTACAACCGTTTCGTATCCATGGTTTCTCAGGTTCCCCACGTTGTTCGCATGCTTCCTTTGGAAGTTGTTGAAGGCGTGGATGAGCCCGGAGAAAATGAGGTATTGCCTCTCTACGAATTCGAGCCTGAAGCAGACAAGGTGTTGGATGCACTCCTCCCGGTTTACATCGAGAGCCGCATCTTCAACGCCATGCTTCAGTCGGCTGCGTCTGAGCACGCGAGCCGTCAGCGCGCGATGAAGTCTGCCAGCGACAACGCTGACAAACTCATCCGCGACTACACCCGTCTGGCGAACAACGCTCGTCAGTCCGAGATCACGCAGCAAATTTCCGAAATCGTTGGTGGCGCCGACGCCTTGTCGTCCGCCAAGTAA
- the atpA gene encoding F0F1 ATP synthase subunit alpha, which translates to MAELTISPNEIRDALKDFVSSYKPTKASKTEVGHVIDAADGIAHVEGLPGVMANELIRFEDGTLGLALNLDENEIGVVVLGEFTGIVEGMEVTRTGEVLSVPVGEGYLGRVVDPLGNPIDGLGDIKKIEGRRALELQAPGVMQRKSVHEPMQTGIKAIDAMIPVGRGQRQLIIGDRQTGKTAIAIDTIINQKANWESGDVNKQVRCIYVAIGQKGSTIAAVKGALEDAGAMEYTTIVAAPASDPAGFKYLAPYTGSAIGQHWMYGGKHVLIIFDDLSKQAEAYRAVSLLLRRPPGREAYPGDVFYLHSRLLERCAKLSDELGAGSMTGLPIIETKANDVSAYIPTNVISITDGQIFLQSDLFNANQRPAVDVGISVSRVGGDAQVKSIKKVSGTLKLELAQYRSLEAFAMFASDLDAASRRQLARGARLTELLKQPQYTPYPVEDQVVSIWAGTTGKLDEVPVEDILRFEREFLDYLGRKTKVLTTLRETNVLDDKTVEDLEKAVVAFKKEFQVGDGSSLSSVGNEEFTAIDEDDVNQEKIVKKKR; encoded by the coding sequence ATGGCAGAACTCACGATCAGCCCCAACGAGATCCGCGACGCTCTCAAGGACTTCGTTTCTTCCTACAAGCCCACCAAGGCTTCGAAGACCGAGGTTGGCCACGTTATTGACGCAGCCGACGGTATTGCCCACGTTGAGGGTCTGCCCGGTGTGATGGCGAACGAGCTCATCCGCTTCGAAGATGGCACCCTCGGCCTGGCACTGAACCTCGACGAGAACGAGATCGGTGTTGTTGTCCTCGGTGAGTTCACCGGCATCGTTGAAGGTATGGAAGTAACCCGCACTGGCGAGGTTCTCTCCGTTCCTGTTGGTGAAGGCTACCTCGGTCGCGTGGTTGACCCACTGGGTAACCCCATCGATGGTCTCGGTGACATCAAGAAGATTGAGGGACGTCGTGCTCTTGAACTTCAGGCTCCTGGTGTTATGCAGCGTAAGTCGGTACACGAGCCCATGCAGACCGGTATCAAGGCTATTGACGCTATGATCCCTGTGGGTCGCGGACAGCGTCAGCTCATCATTGGTGACCGTCAGACGGGTAAGACCGCTATTGCGATCGACACCATCATCAACCAGAAGGCTAACTGGGAGTCCGGCGACGTCAACAAGCAGGTTCGCTGCATCTACGTTGCTATCGGTCAGAAGGGTTCCACCATTGCTGCTGTAAAGGGCGCTTTGGAAGACGCTGGCGCAATGGAGTACACCACCATCGTGGCTGCTCCTGCATCTGACCCCGCAGGTTTCAAGTACCTCGCTCCGTACACCGGTTCTGCTATCGGTCAGCACTGGATGTACGGCGGCAAGCACGTACTCATCATTTTCGATGACCTCTCCAAGCAGGCTGAGGCTTACCGTGCTGTATCACTGCTTCTTCGCCGCCCACCAGGACGTGAAGCATACCCCGGTGACGTGTTCTACTTACACTCCCGTTTGCTAGAGCGTTGTGCAAAGCTCTCTGACGAGCTCGGTGCAGGTTCGATGACCGGTCTTCCCATCATCGAGACCAAGGCAAACGACGTCTCGGCATACATCCCCACCAACGTGATCTCGATCACCGACGGCCAGATCTTCCTGCAGTCCGACCTGTTCAACGCGAACCAGCGTCCAGCTGTTGACGTAGGTATCTCCGTCTCTCGTGTGGGTGGTGACGCTCAGGTCAAGTCGATCAAGAAGGTCTCCGGTACCTTGAAGCTCGAACTGGCTCAGTACCGCTCCCTCGAAGCATTCGCGATGTTCGCATCCGACCTTGACGCCGCTAGCCGTCGTCAGCTGGCTCGTGGTGCACGTCTAACCGAGCTTCTCAAGCAGCCTCAGTACACCCCATACCCCGTTGAAGACCAGGTTGTCTCCATCTGGGCTGGTACCACTGGCAAGCTCGATGAGGTTCCTGTTGAGGACATCCTGCGATTTGAGCGTGAATTCCTCGACTACCTCGGTCGCAAGACCAAGGTTCTGACCACTCTGCGCGAGACCAACGTGCTCGATGACAAGACTGTGGAAGACCTCGAGAAGGCAGTTGTTGCCTTCAAGAAGGAGTTCCAGGTCGGTGACGGTTCTTCTTTGTCCTCCGTGGGCAACGAAGAGTTCACCGCTATCGATGAAGACGACGTCAACCAGGAAAAGATTGTCAAGAAGAAGCGCTAA
- a CDS encoding F0F1 ATP synthase subunit delta, which translates to MGSASRHAIESSKTALAGLGAKANLALGEQLFAAGRALAESAQLRAVLADPAVPTADKTALLGKVFGKGLDATSSKLLGQIVSYRWSNQDDLLAGVEEIAIRAAVSGAKKNESVDAELFAFSRAVSSDAELELGLGSKLGDTKAKAALVVKLLKGKASAATIAIVSSLVQQPRGRRIGALLSYAADVVADQAGATIATVTSAQPIAPAQLTSLSKTLAKVYGRELNINLVIDPAIIGGLRVQVGDDVIDGSVSSRIQELRLQLAG; encoded by the coding sequence ATGGGTAGCGCAAGCAGACACGCAATCGAAAGCTCCAAGACAGCACTTGCTGGCTTGGGAGCAAAGGCAAACCTGGCATTGGGCGAACAGCTCTTTGCTGCAGGTCGTGCCCTCGCTGAGTCTGCCCAATTGCGCGCCGTTCTTGCTGACCCTGCCGTTCCCACCGCTGACAAGACCGCCCTGCTGGGCAAGGTCTTCGGCAAGGGACTGGATGCAACATCCTCCAAACTGCTCGGACAGATTGTCTCCTACCGCTGGTCCAACCAGGATGACCTGTTGGCCGGTGTCGAAGAAATCGCTATCCGCGCTGCTGTGTCGGGCGCTAAGAAGAATGAATCCGTTGACGCTGAGCTGTTCGCGTTCTCTCGTGCCGTGTCGAGCGACGCAGAACTCGAGCTTGGCCTCGGATCCAAACTGGGCGACACCAAGGCGAAGGCAGCGCTTGTTGTGAAACTGCTCAAGGGCAAGGCCTCGGCAGCAACCATTGCTATCGTTTCCTCACTTGTTCAGCAGCCTCGTGGCCGCCGAATTGGTGCCCTGCTTTCCTACGCAGCAGATGTTGTTGCAGACCAGGCAGGTGCCACCATTGCAACCGTGACCAGTGCACAACCGATTGCGCCAGCGCAGTTGACCAGCCTGAGCAAGACTCTGGCCAAGGTTTACGGACGCGAGCTCAACATCAACCTCGTCATTGACCCCGCAATCATTGGTGGCCTGCGCGTGCAGGTTGGCGATGACGTGATCGATGGCTCCGTTTCGTCCCGTATTCAAGAACTGCGACTCCAGCTCGCTGGATAG
- a CDS encoding F0F1 ATP synthase subunit B gives MLQALIVAAEEAPNPLLPATYDLVWSSIIFAVILIFFWKKILPNVSAILEARSAAIEGNIEKADAAQKEAEEALAKYTAQLADARVEAGKIRDAARADGVKIVAEAKENATVEAARVTATAKAQIEAERQTALVSLKSEVGTLAIDLASGVIGEALTDDKKSKALVDRFLADLEKSEKAAK, from the coding sequence ATGCTTCAGGCACTCATCGTTGCAGCAGAAGAGGCACCAAACCCTCTTCTACCTGCAACCTACGACCTCGTTTGGTCGTCGATTATCTTTGCCGTCATCCTTATCTTCTTCTGGAAGAAGATTCTGCCCAACGTTTCAGCCATCCTGGAAGCACGCAGTGCTGCTATTGAAGGCAACATTGAAAAGGCAGATGCTGCACAGAAGGAAGCTGAAGAGGCACTGGCAAAGTACACTGCTCAGCTCGCTGATGCACGTGTAGAGGCTGGCAAGATCCGTGACGCTGCTCGCGCAGATGGCGTCAAGATCGTTGCAGAAGCTAAGGAAAACGCCACTGTAGAGGCAGCTCGCGTCACCGCGACTGCTAAGGCTCAGATTGAGGCAGAGCGTCAAACCGCTCTGGTCTCACTCAAGAGTGAAGTGGGCACCCTCGCAATTGACTTGGCTTCTGGGGTCATCGGTGAAGCACTCACTGACGACAAGAAGTCCAAGGCTCTCGTGGACCGTTTCCTGGCAGATCTGGAAAAGTCGGAGAAGGCAGCTAAGTAA
- the atpE gene encoding ATP synthase F0 subunit C, translated as MDATSVLAEINGNIATVGYGLAAIGPAIGVGIVVGKTIESVARQPELAGRLQVLMYLGIAFTEALAFIGIATYFIFTN; from the coding sequence GTGGACGCAACATCGGTTCTCGCCGAAATCAACGGCAACATTGCCACCGTCGGCTACGGTCTCGCAGCCATTGGCCCCGCTATCGGCGTAGGTATCGTCGTAGGAAAGACCATCGAGTCGGTTGCTCGCCAGCCTGAGCTCGCAGGTCGTCTTCAGGTTCTGATGTACCTGGGTATCGCATTTACCGAGGCACTTGCCTTCATCGGTATTGCTACCTACTTCATCTTCACCAACTAG
- the atpB gene encoding F0F1 ATP synthase subunit A: protein MALLVNAVTKLIASTEDAPSFHGPSIYEFFPPVILFDGTPFEINRIILVKFFMAAILITFFALATRNLKIVPSKGQSLAEMALDVVRVNIAEDLLGKKDAKRFLPLLTGIFFTVLAMNIPGIIPGFNIAGTSTIGLPLVLALVAYVAFVYAGLKKHPLTFLKASLFPPGVPWPIYVIVTPIEFFSIFILRPITLALRLLMNMVAGHLLLVLAFSATWFFFFEMDGFWKLFGIGTFAFGFIFTLFEMLVAVLQAYVFTLLTTVYIQLALAEEH, encoded by the coding sequence ATAGCGCTGCTAGTAAACGCTGTAACCAAGCTCATCGCCTCCACTGAGGACGCTCCGAGCTTTCACGGGCCATCGATCTACGAATTCTTCCCGCCCGTCATTCTCTTCGACGGCACCCCCTTCGAGATCAACCGCATCATTCTCGTCAAGTTCTTCATGGCGGCGATTCTCATCACCTTCTTCGCTTTAGCAACTCGTAACCTCAAGATTGTTCCCTCCAAGGGCCAGTCACTTGCGGAAATGGCGCTGGATGTTGTTCGCGTCAACATCGCTGAAGACCTGCTGGGTAAGAAAGACGCGAAGCGCTTCCTACCTCTGCTCACCGGTATTTTCTTCACCGTTCTAGCCATGAACATTCCGGGCATCATCCCCGGATTCAACATCGCGGGAACCTCAACCATTGGTTTGCCACTGGTGTTGGCACTGGTTGCCTATGTTGCCTTCGTATACGCAGGTCTCAAGAAGCACCCCCTGACATTCCTCAAAGCCTCCTTGTTCCCACCAGGGGTTCCTTGGCCTATCTACGTGATCGTGACTCCGATTGAGTTCTTCTCAATCTTCATCCTGCGTCCGATCACCCTCGCTCTTCGTCTTCTGATGAACATGGTTGCCGGCCACCTCCTGCTGGTGCTGGCCTTCTCCGCAACCTGGTTCTTCTTCTTCGAAATGGACGGCTTCTGGAAGCTGTTCGGAATCGGAACGTTTGCTTTCGGCTTCATCTTCACTCTCTTTGAGATGTTGGTGGCTGTGCTTCAGGCATACGTATTCACCCTGCTTACAACGGTCTACATCCAGCTCGCGCTGGCTGAGGAACACTAA